The nucleotide sequence TTGATGAACCATGGCCGAAGGCTACTAAGCCAATTAGGTACCTATTGGATAAAGCTCCAAAAAAAATTGTTTGCACGTCCACTTCCCACCTTCCATTTTTTGAGATGTTAGGTGAAGAAAAATTGGTAATAGGCTTTCCTAATCTCAATTATATTTCATCTGAAGTTTTCTTAAAACAAGCAGAGCAAGGGCTACTGACAGACTTAGGTCCAGATGGAAGTATGAATATGGAATTACTTCTTGGAATTAATCCTGATGCAGTGATTGCCTTCGACATGGGTGGAGAGTCAAAAACATTAGATAAAATTCAAGAGGCAGGTATACCTGTTTATTATAACTCAGACTTCTTGGAACAATCTCCCTTAGGTCGCGCTGAGTGGATTAAATTCTTTGGGGCCCTGTTAAATAAGGAAAAAGAAGCGGATTCTATCTTTTCCGAGATTGAAAAAGAATATCTAAGAGTAAAAAAACTAGCATCAACCGCTGAAAATAAATCATCTATTTTGAGTGGTGTTGTCTACGGTGACACATGGTTTCTTCCTGGTGGGAATAATTG is from Marinobacter alexandrii and encodes:
- a CDS encoding ABC transporter substrate-binding protein, whose protein sequence is MNRLIFGTIILMCACSGPEKEKSTVYSVEELRHAKGFHFETKENQRYLVIDEPWPKATKPIRYLLDKAPKKIVCTSTSHLPFFEMLGEEKLVIGFPNLNYISSEVFLKQAEQGLLTDLGPDGSMNMELLLGINPDAVIAFDMGGESKTLDKIQEAGIPVYYNSDFLEQSPLGRAEWIKFFGALLNKEKEADSIFSEIEKEYLRVKKLASTAENKSSILSGVVYGDTWFLPGGNNWAATFFSNAGAAYLWDSDTTSGWLELSFEAVYEKGNDAEYWIGTSTLNSKDEMLGQDSRYSSFKAFEQDKVFNYSKKRGPNGGYDFFESGYSRPDLVLSDLVKIVHPELLPDYQTVYFQKLQ